In Brevibacillus marinus, the genomic window CACCTGGCGCATCTGTTCGGCTACCGCTTCCGCTGTCAGCGGATAGACCCCGGACACCCCCAGCGTGTTTTGCGCCGTCACGGCTGTAATCGCACTCATTCCGTACACCCCGAACTGATGGAACGTCTTTAAATCGGCCTGAATTCCTGCGCCCCCGCCACTGTCCGAGCCGGCGACGGTCAGGGCAACCGCTCTGCGTTTCTCCATGCTTTCCACTCCCACGTACTGATTTTGCCTTTATCAACAACGGTGCTCAAACAAAAGTATACCATCGCGTAAGCCTGTACCCAAGCTTTTTCCCCGGTGCGCTGCTGGAACGGGATCTTTTGTCCCAGTGCAACTTTTTTTGTTACAAATAAAACTGTTGCATGAATACACATAAGTGTGATACTTTTTCCTCAAGGAAACTTTTATAGCTTGAGAAAAAATAGTTGTGGAGGGACAAATGATCGTGAACGCCAATCATCGTTTTCTCATTCGTTCCTGGCTGGCCACCCTGTTGCTGGGAGCCGCTGTCCTGGCTGGCTGCGGCGGCGCTGGCCAACCGGCGAGCAGCGGGGAGTCGGGTCAGACGGCCGCACCGGCGGGCGACCAGGAAGCGAAACAGTGGAAGGTTACCGTAACCACCGGGATGGTCGGCGATCTGGTGCGCCATGTGGGCGGGGAACACGTGCAAGTGACGCAGTTGATGGGTCCCGGCGTCGACCCGCACTTGTTCAAGGCTTCGCAGGGAGATATCGGGCGGATCGAAAAAGCGGACATCATCTTTTACTCCGGACTTCACCTGGAAGGCAAAATGACGGAGATCTTTGACAAAATGAGCCAGAAAAAACCGGTGATTCCGGTAACGGCGGCGATTCCCGAAGCGGACCTTCTGGCCGATCCGCAAACCCCCAACCAGTACGATCCGCACGTCTGGTTTGATGTGAGCCTGTGGGCGAAGACGATTGACGTCGTCCGCGACGAGCTGAGCAAACTGGACCCGGCGCGGCAGGCCGAGTATCAGGCCAACGCGGAGGCGTATCGCCAGCAGCTGCTGGAGCTTCACCAGTACGCGAAACAGCAAATCGCCCAGATTCCGCAAGCCCAGCGGGTACTCGTGACCGCTCACGACGCTTTCGCCTACTTCGGCCGCGCCTATGAGCTGGAAGTGATGGGGCTGCAGGGGATCAGCACGGCTTCCGAATACGGTCTGAAAGATGTGCAGCAGCTCGTCGATACGCTGGTCAGCCGCGGGATCAAAGCGGTGTTCGTGGAGTCGTCCGTGCCGAAAGCCTCCATTGAAGCCGTTGTCGAAGGCGCAAAGGCAAAAGGACATGCCGTCGTCATCGGCGGCGAACTGTTCTCCGACGCGATGGGTGAACCGGGCACCGCTGCAGGCACCTACATCGGCATGGTGAAGCACAATGTGGACACGATTGTCCAATCGCTGCAATAACAGATGTGGCAGAAGGAGGAAGAATGATGATGACGGCGAACGTTTACCCGCTCTCCGTGCGCGATTTGACCGTCGCCTACCAAAAAAAACCGGTTTTGCGCGGCGTTACCCTTGACATTCCGGAAGGTCGGCTGATCGGGATCGTCGGACCCAACGGAGCCGGTAAATCCACGTTGATCAAAGCGGTCCAAAACCTGATCCCCGTCGCCTCCGGCGAGGTCACGATCTACGGCAAACCGTACAAGGAGCAGCGTTCGCGCGTTGGCTACGTGCCGCAGCGCGAGTCGGTCGACTGGGATTTCCCGACCGATGCGCTGGACGTCGTGATGATGGGCACGTACGGGCAGCTCGGCTGGTTCCGCCGCCCCGGCAAAAAGGAGCGCGAATGGGCGCTGGAATGCCTGCAAAAGGTGGGGATGGCGGACTACGCCACCCGCCAGATCAGCCAGCTTTCCGGCGGTCAGCAGCAGCGGGTGTTCCTCGCGCGCGCCTTGGCGCAACAAGCGGACCTCTACTTCATGGACGAACCGTTTGCCGGGGTGGACGCGGCGACGGAGCGGGCGATCATCCAGCTGCTGGGGGAACTGAAAGAACAGGGTAAAACGGTGCTGGTCGTGCACCACGACCTGCAAACGGTTCCCGAATACTTCGACTGGGTGGTCCTGCTCAACCGCCGCGTGATTGCCGCGGGACCCACCGCGGAGGTCTTTACGCCCGAACAGCTGCAAAAGACGTACGGCGGTCGCTTGTTTTTGCTCGCCGATCGGCTGGAGAAGGCGCGGGAGACCAGCAGCAGGAGGGAAGTCTTATGAACGGCTGGGCCTTCTGGCTGGACCCCAACACCCTGTGGGTATTGGCCGGCTGTGTGCTGCTGGGCCTCAGCTGCGGGGTGCTGGGCTGCTTTGCGTTTCTGCGCGGTCGTTCGCTGCTCGGTGACGCCTTGGCGCACGCCGCGCTGCCGGGCGTCTGCCTCGCTTACATGGTGAGCGGCGTCAAGTCGACCAGTCTGTTTCTGATCGGTGCCGTCATCGCGGGACTGATCGCCAGTTTCTGCATCGCGATGCTCACCAAACACTCGCGGATCAAGGAAGACAGCGCGCTGGCGATCGTCCTCTCCGTCTTTTTCGGGTTTGGCATCGTCTTGTTAACCTCGATTCAACACAGCGGCCAAGGGAACCAAAGCGGGCTGGACAAATTCCTGTTCGGGCAGGCAGCCTCCCTGGTTGGCAGCGATGTCACGGCGATGATCGTCATCTCCGCCGCGCTGCTGTTGCTGACCACGCTGTTGTTCAAAGAGTTGAAGCTGCTCGTCTTCGACAGCGGCTTTGGCCGCGGCCTCGGCTATCCGACGGGGCTGTTGGACGGTTTGCTGATGCTCCTGCTGCTGGTGTGCGTGGTGGCGGGACTGCAGGCGGTGGGGGTCGTGCTGGTTGCGGCGCTGTTGATCGCGCCGGCCGTCAGTGCCCGTTATTGGACGGAAAAACTGGGCACGATGGTGCTCCTCTCCGGCTGCTTCGGCGCGCTGAGCGGCGTGCTGGGCACCTTGCTGTCCACCCGGGTGGAAAACTTGCCGACCGGCCCTGTCATCGTGCTGGCCGCGACCCTGATGTTTCTCTTTTCGCTGCTCTTTTCGCCGCGCCGCGGAATCCTCATGCGGCTGATCAACTTCCTGAAACTGCGGCGCAAGGTGCTCGAGGACGACCTGCTGCAGGCACTCTACGAACTGATCGAAGTCGACCGTACATCCCCTCTTACGCGGGGCTATGCGGCTGACAGACTGGCGAGCAAAGCGGGCAAACGCCCGGCCAGCGTGCGGCGGGCGCTCACGTCGCTGCAGCGCCGCGGCCTGCTGGCGCCGGCTGCTGCAGGTGCCGCCTCAACAAACCGTAGTTCCGACGCCGAATGGACGTTTACCCCTGCCGGCTTACAGGCGGCGCACAACATCGTCCTCAACCGCCGCCTGTGGGACGTGTATTGGATGAATGAACAGCAGTATCAAGCGTTGGCGATTGACCAGAACCAGGAAGAGCTGACCTCCCAGCTTGCTCCCGACGTCCTGGACGAGATGCTGCGCCAGCTCGCGTCGTACGATCTGCTGCCCCGGCTGAGCGGGCACGAGGAGTACGCCGCGCCGTATCCGACGAGGCAAGGAGGGCTGTCCTCATGAACAGTTTTTGGATTCTCCTCACCGGCGCGCTGGTCGCCGCCTCCTGCGGGTTGTTGGGCTGTTTTCTGATTCTGCGCCGCATGGCGATGCTGGGCGATGCGATCAGCCATGCCGTCCTGCCGGGAATCGTGATCGCCTTCTTGTGGAGCGGAAGCCGCGAGACGCTGCCGATGCTGCTCGGAGCGGGAGCGCTCGGCCTGGTCACCGTGCTGTTGGTGCAAATGCTTCGGCAAGGCGGCGTCAAACACGACGCCGCGATCGGTGTCAGCTTTACCGCGCTTTTTTCAGTCGGGGTGATCCTCGTTTCGCTGTACGCATCACAAGTGGATTTGGATCTCGATTGTGTTTTGTACGGGGAAATCGCCTACGTCCCGTGGGACACGTGGCAATGGGCCGGCATGGAAATGGGCCCGCGGGCGGTGTGGGGCTTGGGCGGCGTATTCCTGCTCAGCCTGCTGGTGATCTGCCTGTTTTACAAACAATTTAAGGTGTGTGCGTTCGACCCGGCGATGGCGGCCGCAGTCGGCATCCCGGTAACCCTGTTTCACTACCTGCTGATGGGACTGGTCTCGCTGACGACGGTCGCCTCGTTTGAAAGCGTAGGCGCCATCCTCGTCGTCGCGATGCTGGTCGTACCGGCGGCGACCGCCTATCTGTTGACCGACAAACTGCACGTGATGCTGATCGAAAGCGTGGCAATCGGCATTCTCAGTTCCATCCTCGGCTACGCGCTGGCCGCCTGGCTGGACAGTTCCATTGCCGGCGCGATTACGACGGTGGCTGGCTTGTTCCTGCTGCTCGCGTTTCTCTTCTCCCCCCGCTACGGCCTGGTGGTCAAAGCGTGGCGGCGCAGAACGATAAAATGGAACCAGCGAACAAACCTGTAGGATGAGACAGCGGCCTGTTGGGCCAGCAACCAACAGGCCGCTTTTTTATGAGGAGGAACCTGGCACGCCGGATTAACAGGAAATGCTGCCGCTATTCCTTCGTGCTGTCCAACGTCCCGAAGTTAAAGTAGACGTACGGATCCTCCGGGGCTTCGACCGGCTTAACGCTGTCAACTTCCAGTACCAGCATCTCAAAGCCATTGATGCTGCGCAGTCGCAGCGTCCCGTCAACTTCGACCCAACTGTCTGTCGCCAATTGGCCCGCATCTGGCGCCTCCGCCAGAAGGCCGTAGACACTGGCGTCTGCGGTACAGCAAGAAACGGAAAAACGAGCGACGACGAACTGGTTCTGCTTAAAATCAGGCTGCCGGTAGACAAACCCCATCGTCCGCAGTTTGTGGCCGGCAAATTCGCGGGGAAACAAATCAAACGCCGTCAAGCCATCCAAAAACAGTTTCTCGTCCAAGTGGATGATTGGCTGCTGGTAAAGACGCACGGCAATATCGGTGTAAACATCGCCAAACCCGGCAGCAGCAAATCGCTCGCGAACCTCAGCGTCCGCTGCTGAAGAGGCTTGGCTGGGCGAACGCTCCGGCTCTGCCGGGCCCGCCTGCAGATTCGCTTCCGCTCCGCTAGCTGCCCCGCCGCTTTCCCCATCTGCTGCGGGTTGTGCTGCCGCCTGGAGCACTTTCGATTCCCCCGACAGCAGATTGAGCCCCCGCTTTTCCGCCACCTCGCTGCCCAAAATCTTTTCCGGCATGGCAAAGCCCATGACCAGTGGCAGCAGAAACAGTCCGTAGACGATGGCCGACTTCCACCCGTTACTCGGCAGCCGGTGCTCGCCGGCGCATGCGCAATCCCCCTCCTTGCTGCCCACCGCCTGCCGAAATCCGGCAAACGTCAAGACAGCGAACACACCGAGCGTAACATATGCAAAGACGCGCATCCGCGGCGCCAAGTAAAGATTGATCTGCTCCGTCCAGATCAACTTGGCCAAAAGCAGCGTAAAACCGACCAGCAGCAGACTGCGCAGGTAGTGATGCCACTTTTCATTTCTCTGTCCAGCCTTCCCAATCCGTTTCATTCCTGACCTCCTAATCAGAATGGCGCAAGCAAGCTGAAGACCATCACCAGCAAACCGACCACCGCAGTCAAGCCGACAACGAAGCGCAGCCGGAAGACGGTCAGCATCAACAGGGTATTTTTCAAATCGATCATCGGTCCGAACAGGAGAAAGGAGAGCAGAGCCTGAGCGGGAAACACGCTGCCAAAGCTGGCCGCGATAAACGCATCTGCCTCTGAGCAGAGCGAGAAGACGTACGCCAGCCCCATCATCACCAGGTTGGCGCTAAACGGATTTTGCCCGATTGCTGCCAGCGCATCCCGCGCCACAAATACCTGCACAACGGCACTGACCAATGCGCCAAACAACAGGTATTTGCCCATCTCGAAAAACTCGTCGACAGCATGGTATAAGGTGGCTGACAACTTGTCGCCTGCGTGGTGATGGTGCTGGGCATGATCGTGACCAGCGGAAGCGGGAGCAGGACGATGACGCCTCAGCACGCTCTGTTCACGGCGGCAGAGAAACAGCCAGACCAAAAGTCCGGTCACGGCAGCAATCACCGCAGCAAATGCTCCCCGGTAGATCACCATCTCCGGCTGCCGTTGAAACGCGACATAGGTGGAAGTGAGCACGACCGGATTCACCACCGGTCCCGCCAAGAGAAAGACGATTCCCACGTAAACGGGCATCCCTTTGTGGATCAGGCGGCGTATAACCGGCACAGTCGCGCACTCACACACCGGAAACAGGAAGCCGAGCGCAGTCGCGAAGGGAATCGCCAACAGCGGATCCTTGGGTGTCCATTTGCGAACCGTTTCTTCCTTGACAAAGGTCTGAATTAATGCAGAGAAGAAGACGCCCATGAGAACGAACGGAATGGCTTCCAAAAGGATGCTGAGAAAAATCGTCTTGACGTCAAGCCACTGAGCGGGCCAGTCGACAGCAAGCCCCGCCAGCAAGAAAGGCTGACCAGCAAGCAGCCAATAGATCGCTGCTCCCAGCAGCAGCGAGCCGACGATTTCCCAGAAAACTCTTTGCAATCCTGCAAGCATCGTCTTCCCCCTTGCCTCGCAAAATGACGGTTGGTTGAAATCGACCCGTGAGAACGGCTGACTATGCAGATCTGCCTGTCCTGCTTCAAAGATACGCGAATAAAATCGTAATTATTCCAATTTATATTTGCTGAACAAATAGGGAAAAGGATCGCGGCGCAGCAGCAAACGAGACAAAAAAACAGCTGCCGAAGCAGCTGCAGTGTTTGCACAAACGCTAGCATTACGGTCACAAGGGGCTTTTTCAGGCCGAGCGACGCGGACTGAAAAAGCCCCTTTCAGACATCCACCTTGCTATGCTCTGTTAATCTTCCAGCGTGGACAGGTCACCGGTCGGCAGGCCCAGCTCCCATGCTTTCAGGACGCGGCGCATGATCTTGCCGGAGCGCGTCTTCGGCAGGTTGTCGCGGAACTCGATTTCCCGCGGAGCCGCGTGCGCGGCCAAGCCTTGCTTGACGAACTGCTTGATCTCTTCCATGAGTTCATCGCTCGGCTCATAGCCGTCACGCAGGGCGATAAAGGCTTTGATGATCTGGCCGCGCACCGGGTCCGGCTTGCCGATGACGCCCGCCTCGCGGACAGCCGGGTGTTCGACCAGCTTGCTTTCCACTTCAAACGGCCCCACCCGCTCGCCGGCGGTGTTGATCACGTCGTCGATCCGCCCTTCAAACCAGAAGTACCCCTCTTCGTCCATGTAGGCGGAGTCACCGGAGACGTACCAACCGGGGATGCGGAAGTACTCTTGGTACTTGGCGTCGTTTTTCCAAATCTTGCGCATCATCGAAGGCCAACCGACGCGGATCGCCAGGTTGCCCATCCGGTTGGGCGGCAGCACGTTCCCCTCGTCGTCGATAATCGCCGCCTGGATGCCCGGGAACGGTTTGCCCATCGAGCCCGGTTTGATCGGCATGCACTTGTAGTTCGCGATCATTTGGCCGCCCGTCTCCGTCATCCACCAGTTGTCATGGATGCGCTGGCCGTATACTTTCAGGCCCCAGTGCACCACTTCCGGATTGAGCGGTTCACCCACGCTGAGGATGTGCCGCAGCGAAGAAAGGTCAAATTTTTTGACTACTT contains:
- a CDS encoding permease; protein product: MLAGLQRVFWEIVGSLLLGAAIYWLLAGQPFLLAGLAVDWPAQWLDVKTIFLSILLEAIPFVLMGVFFSALIQTFVKEETVRKWTPKDPLLAIPFATALGFLFPVCECATVPVIRRLIHKGMPVYVGIVFLLAGPVVNPVVLTSTYVAFQRQPEMVIYRGAFAAVIAAVTGLLVWLFLCRREQSVLRRHRPAPASAGHDHAQHHHHAGDKLSATLYHAVDEFFEMGKYLLFGALVSAVVQVFVARDALAAIGQNPFSANLVMMGLAYVFSLCSEADAFIAASFGSVFPAQALLSFLLFGPMIDLKNTLLMLTVFRLRFVVGLTAVVGLLVMVFSLLAPF
- a CDS encoding metal ABC transporter permease, which translates into the protein MNSFWILLTGALVAASCGLLGCFLILRRMAMLGDAISHAVLPGIVIAFLWSGSRETLPMLLGAGALGLVTVLLVQMLRQGGVKHDAAIGVSFTALFSVGVILVSLYASQVDLDLDCVLYGEIAYVPWDTWQWAGMEMGPRAVWGLGGVFLLSLLVICLFYKQFKVCAFDPAMAAAVGIPVTLFHYLLMGLVSLTTVASFESVGAILVVAMLVVPAATAYLLTDKLHVMLIESVAIGILSSILGYALAAWLDSSIAGAITTVAGLFLLLAFLFSPRYGLVVKAWRRRTIKWNQRTNL
- a CDS encoding metal ABC transporter ATP-binding protein; the protein is MTANVYPLSVRDLTVAYQKKPVLRGVTLDIPEGRLIGIVGPNGAGKSTLIKAVQNLIPVASGEVTIYGKPYKEQRSRVGYVPQRESVDWDFPTDALDVVMMGTYGQLGWFRRPGKKEREWALECLQKVGMADYATRQISQLSGGQQQRVFLARALAQQADLYFMDEPFAGVDAATERAIIQLLGELKEQGKTVLVVHHDLQTVPEYFDWVVLLNRRVIAAGPTAEVFTPEQLQKTYGGRLFLLADRLEKARETSSRREVL
- a CDS encoding metal ABC transporter permease, translated to MNGWAFWLDPNTLWVLAGCVLLGLSCGVLGCFAFLRGRSLLGDALAHAALPGVCLAYMVSGVKSTSLFLIGAVIAGLIASFCIAMLTKHSRIKEDSALAIVLSVFFGFGIVLLTSIQHSGQGNQSGLDKFLFGQAASLVGSDVTAMIVISAALLLLTTLLFKELKLLVFDSGFGRGLGYPTGLLDGLLMLLLLVCVVAGLQAVGVVLVAALLIAPAVSARYWTEKLGTMVLLSGCFGALSGVLGTLLSTRVENLPTGPVIVLAATLMFLFSLLFSPRRGILMRLINFLKLRRKVLEDDLLQALYELIEVDRTSPLTRGYAADRLASKAGKRPASVRRALTSLQRRGLLAPAAAGAASTNRSSDAEWTFTPAGLQAAHNIVLNRRLWDVYWMNEQQYQALAIDQNQEELTSQLAPDVLDEMLRQLASYDLLPRLSGHEEYAAPYPTRQGGLSS
- a CDS encoding metal ABC transporter solute-binding protein, Zn/Mn family — translated: MIVNANHRFLIRSWLATLLLGAAVLAGCGGAGQPASSGESGQTAAPAGDQEAKQWKVTVTTGMVGDLVRHVGGEHVQVTQLMGPGVDPHLFKASQGDIGRIEKADIIFYSGLHLEGKMTEIFDKMSQKKPVIPVTAAIPEADLLADPQTPNQYDPHVWFDVSLWAKTIDVVRDELSKLDPARQAEYQANAEAYRQQLLELHQYAKQQIAQIPQAQRVLVTAHDAFAYFGRAYELEVMGLQGISTASEYGLKDVQQLVDTLVSRGIKAVFVESSVPKASIEAVVEGAKAKGHAVVIGGELFSDAMGEPGTAAGTYIGMVKHNVDTIVQSLQ
- a CDS encoding TIGR03943 family putative permease subunit, which translates into the protein MKRIGKAGQRNEKWHHYLRSLLLVGFTLLLAKLIWTEQINLYLAPRMRVFAYVTLGVFAVLTFAGFRQAVGSKEGDCACAGEHRLPSNGWKSAIVYGLFLLPLVMGFAMPEKILGSEVAEKRGLNLLSGESKVLQAAAQPAADGESGGAASGAEANLQAGPAEPERSPSQASSAADAEVRERFAAAGFGDVYTDIAVRLYQQPIIHLDEKLFLDGLTAFDLFPREFAGHKLRTMGFVYRQPDFKQNQFVVARFSVSCCTADASVYGLLAEAPDAGQLATDSWVEVDGTLRLRSINGFEMLVLEVDSVKPVEAPEDPYVYFNFGTLDSTKE